From a region of the Takifugu flavidus isolate HTHZ2018 chromosome 18, ASM371156v2, whole genome shotgun sequence genome:
- the 42sp43 gene encoding P43 5S RNA-binding protein-like isoform X2 codes for MDGVRCARTLQLFNCTHANCGATFTRQWRLKEHETVHTGARPCQCAVAGCGRRFSRKSHLSRHMLQHRGVKQFKCKVPACNLSFFNAGKLKRHVRYRHEDKNKYFKCNQPNCSLTFRKRKMFKEHLKEHNDSANFKCTNDGCGATFSSHAARKAHEKKHAGYRCPHADCPVLAYTWGKLQKHVAKHPARFTCQVCKKVFKKVDLLRRHKRIHASHKPVLVCPREDCQAYFSTTFNLQHHIRKESMSRHLLHHDADAGLQKKRHRPKKTWQKRLDGHHLPLVEEDLRRLFALRMRVSRRAKVETNLSGLFNERKIPRYVDPEVNLRNLFALKKPQIEKPVA; via the exons ATGGATGGTGTTCGCTGTGCTAGAACTCTGCAGCTGTTCAACTGCACTCACGCAAACTGCGGAGCCACTTTCACCAGGCAGTGGAGGCTGAAGGAACATGAGACTGTCCACACCGGAGCG CGGCCATGTCAGTGCGCGGTTGCTGGCTGTGGGCGTCGATTCTCACGGAAGTCTCACCTGAGCCGCCACATGCTTCAGCATCGAGGAGTCAAACAGTTCAA GTGCAAGGTCCCGGCCTGTAATCTAAGTTTCTTCAACGCAGGGAAACTGAAAAGGCATGTGCGCTATCGCCACGAAGACAAGAACAAGTACTTCAAG TGCAACCAGCCGAATTGCTCACTGACCTTCAGAAAACgcaaaatgtttaaagagcaccTAAAAGAGCATAACGATTCTGCCAATTTCAA GTGTACTAATGATGGATGTGGTGCCACGTTCAGCTCCCATGCTGCCCGTAAAGCCCACGAGAAGAAGCACGCAG GTTACCGGTGCCCTCATGCTGACTGCCCGGTTCTTGCATACACCTGGGGGAAGCTTCAGAAGCATGTGGCCAAACATCCAG ccaggTTTACGTGTCAGGTGTGTAAGAAGGTGTTCAAGAAGGTGGATCTGCTGCGAAGGCACAAGCGGATTCATGCTTCCCACAAGCCTGTGCTGGTTTGCCCCAGGGAAGACTGTCAGGCCTACTTTTCCACAACATTTAACCTGCAGCACCACATCCGCAAG GAGAGCATGAGCAGACATCTGCTTCATCATGACGCCGATGCCGGCCTTCAGAAG AAACGCCATCGGCCGAAGAAGACTTGGCAGAAGCGTTTGGATGGACACCATCTTCCTCTTGTGGAAGAAGACTTGCGTCGCCTCTTCGCACTGCGCATGCGAGTGTCACGACGCGCCAAAGTGGAGACCAACCTGTCGGGTCTCTTCAACGAGCGGAAGATCCCTCGTTACGTTGACCCCGAGGTCAACCTGCGCAACCTGTTTGCCTTGAAA
- the 42sp43 gene encoding P43 5S RNA-binding protein-like isoform X1 codes for MDGVRCARTLQLFNCTHANCGATFTRQWRLKEHETVHTGARPCQCAVAGCGRRFSRKSHLSRHMLQHRGVKQFKCKVPACNLSFFNAGKLKRHVRYRHEDKNKYFKCNQPNCSLTFRKRKMFKEHLKEHNDSANFKCTNDGCGATFSSHAARKAHEKKHAGYRCPHADCPVLAYTWGKLQKHVAKHPARFTCQVCKKVFKKVDLLRRHKRIHASHKPVLVCPREDCQAYFSTTFNLQHHIRKVHLNLLKFKCPFPDCPRMFAMRESMSRHLLHHDADAGLQKKRHRPKKTWQKRLDGHHLPLVEEDLRRLFALRMRVSRRAKVETNLSGLFNERKIPRYVDPEVNLRNLFALKKPQIEKPVA; via the exons ATGGATGGTGTTCGCTGTGCTAGAACTCTGCAGCTGTTCAACTGCACTCACGCAAACTGCGGAGCCACTTTCACCAGGCAGTGGAGGCTGAAGGAACATGAGACTGTCCACACCGGAGCG CGGCCATGTCAGTGCGCGGTTGCTGGCTGTGGGCGTCGATTCTCACGGAAGTCTCACCTGAGCCGCCACATGCTTCAGCATCGAGGAGTCAAACAGTTCAA GTGCAAGGTCCCGGCCTGTAATCTAAGTTTCTTCAACGCAGGGAAACTGAAAAGGCATGTGCGCTATCGCCACGAAGACAAGAACAAGTACTTCAAG TGCAACCAGCCGAATTGCTCACTGACCTTCAGAAAACgcaaaatgtttaaagagcaccTAAAAGAGCATAACGATTCTGCCAATTTCAA GTGTACTAATGATGGATGTGGTGCCACGTTCAGCTCCCATGCTGCCCGTAAAGCCCACGAGAAGAAGCACGCAG GTTACCGGTGCCCTCATGCTGACTGCCCGGTTCTTGCATACACCTGGGGGAAGCTTCAGAAGCATGTGGCCAAACATCCAG ccaggTTTACGTGTCAGGTGTGTAAGAAGGTGTTCAAGAAGGTGGATCTGCTGCGAAGGCACAAGCGGATTCATGCTTCCCACAAGCCTGTGCTGGTTTGCCCCAGGGAAGACTGTCAGGCCTACTTTTCCACAACATTTAACCTGCAGCACCACATCCGCAAGGTGCACCTCAATCTTCTCAAATTTAAGTGTCCCTTCCCTGACTGTCCACGCATGTTTGCCATGCGG GAGAGCATGAGCAGACATCTGCTTCATCATGACGCCGATGCCGGCCTTCAGAAG AAACGCCATCGGCCGAAGAAGACTTGGCAGAAGCGTTTGGATGGACACCATCTTCCTCTTGTGGAAGAAGACTTGCGTCGCCTCTTCGCACTGCGCATGCGAGTGTCACGACGCGCCAAAGTGGAGACCAACCTGTCGGGTCTCTTCAACGAGCGGAAGATCCCTCGTTACGTTGACCCCGAGGTCAACCTGCGCAACCTGTTTGCCTTGAAA